Proteins co-encoded in one Haladaptatus sp. ZSTT2 genomic window:
- a CDS encoding glycosyltransferase family 2 protein, translated as MKLSVVIPTLNDRERLVRSLDSLREHAPAVECVVVNGPSTDGTTGMIRDRDDVATLVEIADRNLNVARNAGAVRATGDAIAFLSSNRAIEPGWYEAVIERLETADAATGPTHRELRTGLASEVVESRSIAGREVTYINGSNAAFHRDVLTELDGFDEYLQTGGARDLSHRLAANGFSVGWAGKMCVRSGLEADGGRHERDWGWKYRALSYRLVKNYGIRPTVARRMFSHGASDAVGTLRDVARGEATPSSWVGNGRDVLRGMGRGTADAVFARRKDKHTRRNPNGISARADRAVEVYTWR; from the coding sequence ATGAAGCTCTCGGTGGTCATCCCAACGCTCAACGACCGAGAGCGCCTCGTTCGCAGCCTCGATTCGCTGCGTGAACACGCTCCTGCCGTCGAATGCGTCGTCGTAAACGGCCCATCGACCGACGGCACGACGGGCATGATTCGTGACCGCGACGACGTCGCGACGCTCGTCGAAATCGCAGACCGAAACCTGAACGTCGCCCGCAACGCCGGGGCCGTGCGGGCGACCGGCGACGCGATTGCCTTTCTCTCCTCGAATCGCGCCATCGAACCCGGCTGGTACGAAGCCGTCATCGAGCGTCTCGAAACGGCAGATGCCGCCACGGGCCCGACCCACCGCGAACTGCGGACGGGTCTCGCCTCCGAAGTCGTCGAATCGCGCTCGATTGCGGGCCGCGAGGTCACCTACATAAACGGGTCGAACGCGGCGTTCCACCGCGACGTGCTCACCGAGTTAGACGGCTTCGACGAATACCTCCAGACAGGGGGTGCCCGCGACCTCTCGCACCGCCTCGCAGCAAACGGCTTTTCTGTCGGCTGGGCGGGCAAAATGTGCGTTCGAAGTGGCCTCGAAGCAGACGGCGGTCGCCACGAGCGCGACTGGGGGTGGAAGTATCGTGCCCTCTCGTATCGCCTCGTGAAAAACTACGGCATCCGCCCGACGGTCGCCCGTCGGATGTTCAGCCACGGCGCGTCGGATGCCGTGGGAACGCTTCGTGACGTCGCTCGCGGCGAGGCGACGCCCTCGAGTTGGGTGGGCAACGGCCGCGACGTGCTGAGAGGGATGGGTCGGGGCACCGCAGACGCGGTGTTCGCGCGGCGAAAAGACAAACACACCCGACGCAACCCGAACGGCATTTCCGCACGCGCAGACCGTGCGGTCGAAGTGTACACCTGGCGTTAA
- a CDS encoding amidohydrolase family protein, producing MLELEHGFRVVDVHTRLSTAEEGVSERGRAIGPENLEREIHQAGVVKAVVYPGSVEGNYLRANNAVARMSVERPFVAFARINGALDADARLGARVRNLTARRKPHHTSPEDVERYAYDDRFSGFMLDPKADGIPDTEVVEQLADVSLPLLVRGGESFPPAAVAEAFLDWDVPVILAHFGGHPLNRGLMGEAISLLDDYDSLYLDTSFVRYRGQLERAIREHPDRVLFGSGAPDTHPNVSVMEILTLDVPEDAMARVFSKNPSRVIDALAP from the coding sequence ATGCTGGAGCTGGAACACGGATTCCGTGTTGTGGACGTACACACCCGTCTCAGCACGGCGGAAGAAGGTGTCTCAGAACGCGGCCGCGCCATCGGCCCGGAGAACTTAGAGCGCGAGATTCATCAAGCAGGTGTCGTGAAAGCCGTCGTCTATCCCGGCTCTGTGGAAGGGAACTACCTCCGGGCGAACAACGCCGTCGCCCGCATGAGCGTCGAACGCCCGTTTGTCGCGTTCGCTCGCATCAACGGCGCGCTCGATGCGGACGCGCGACTCGGTGCGCGGGTGCGCAATCTCACTGCCCGACGCAAACCCCACCACACCTCGCCCGAGGACGTCGAACGCTACGCCTACGACGACCGCTTCAGCGGCTTCATGCTCGACCCGAAGGCAGACGGCATCCCGGACACCGAAGTCGTCGAGCAACTCGCAGACGTGTCGCTTCCGCTGCTCGTGCGCGGGGGCGAGAGTTTCCCCCCGGCGGCCGTCGCAGAGGCGTTTCTCGACTGGGACGTGCCCGTGATTCTCGCACACTTCGGCGGCCATCCGCTCAACCGCGGCCTGATGGGCGAGGCCATCTCGCTGTTAGACGACTACGACTCGCTTTATCTCGACACGAGTTTCGTCCGGTATCGCGGCCAGCTCGAACGCGCCATCCGCGAACATCCAGACCGGGTGCTGTTTGGCAGCGGCGCGCCCGACACCCACCCAAACGTCTCGGTGATGGAGATTCTCACGCTCGACGTGCCGGAAGACGCCATGGCTCGCGTGTTCTCGAAAAATCCCTCGCGCGTCATCGACGCGCTCGCACCTTAA
- a CDS encoding MFS transporter: MTTAGASSKRPWLALVGCFIVSIGFNAYLFAPASIMPSFVAAFGIDKPTAGLSISAVFLAWGLFQIPSGFLMDRYDNRKLVWAGVFLFLVVSVASLFAPTYPTFLATRFVGGITAVFLWTANANIVSQSFPQSHRALGTSLFVASAPAGVTLAQAAGPTLEPLLGWRGVVAVYAVVTLCGLPLFVWALDEPVRNSSVLSVSKFVAALGNRRVLAIAVSSFCAYSLFVFLNSWMPTYATEVIGVDIATAGALAALVPAMGLVARPGGGWLSDRIGGRRRPVITAAFLLVLPALIVAVFTTSVVGFVVALVLAGIGSQLGTGVFYVYVEELSPSESGGTSLSVLMTISIAGSLVAPVAAGWLIDVVSWTMTFAIGGLVAVCGIAALARLPKTTSGH, from the coding sequence ATGACTACAGCGGGAGCATCCTCTAAGCGCCCATGGCTGGCGCTTGTGGGCTGTTTTATCGTCTCAATCGGGTTCAACGCCTACCTCTTTGCTCCCGCGAGCATCATGCCGTCGTTCGTCGCGGCGTTCGGCATCGACAAACCGACTGCCGGACTTTCAATCAGCGCCGTCTTCCTTGCGTGGGGGCTGTTTCAGATTCCGAGCGGCTTCCTGATGGACCGCTACGACAATCGGAAACTCGTGTGGGCCGGGGTGTTCCTCTTTCTCGTCGTCTCTGTGGCAAGCCTGTTCGCCCCGACGTACCCGACGTTTCTCGCAACGCGGTTCGTTGGCGGCATCACGGCCGTCTTTCTCTGGACGGCGAACGCCAACATCGTCAGCCAGTCGTTTCCACAGTCACATCGGGCCCTCGGGACGAGCCTGTTCGTGGCGAGCGCCCCCGCCGGAGTCACGCTCGCGCAGGCCGCTGGGCCGACGCTCGAACCACTTCTCGGCTGGCGTGGCGTCGTGGCCGTGTACGCTGTCGTGACGCTCTGTGGCTTGCCGTTGTTCGTCTGGGCGCTCGATGAGCCGGTTCGGAACTCGTCTGTCCTCTCGGTGTCGAAATTCGTGGCCGCGCTGGGGAATCGCCGGGTGTTGGCCATCGCGGTCAGCAGTTTCTGTGCGTACTCTCTGTTCGTGTTCTTGAACTCGTGGATGCCCACGTATGCGACCGAAGTGATCGGGGTCGATATCGCCACCGCGGGCGCACTTGCCGCGCTGGTTCCCGCGATGGGACTGGTCGCCCGGCCGGGCGGCGGGTGGCTCTCAGACCGCATCGGTGGCCGACGGCGACCGGTGATTACCGCCGCGTTCTTACTCGTGCTTCCGGCGCTCATCGTCGCCGTGTTCACCACATCTGTAGTCGGCTTTGTGGTTGCGCTGGTGCTCGCTGGCATTGGTTCGCAGCTCGGGACGGGCGTGTTCTACGTCTACGTAGAGGAACTGTCCCCGAGCGAATCCGGCGGGACGAGCCTTTCGGTGTTGATGACCATCTCTATCGCGGGGTCGCTCGTCGCGCCGGTCGCCGCTGGCTGGCTCATCGACGTCGTCTCGTGGACGATGACCTTCGCCATTGGCGGCTTGGTCGCTGTGTGCGGGATTGCCGCCTTGGCCCGCCTTCCAAAAACAACATCCGGTCACTGA
- a CDS encoding winged helix-turn-helix transcriptional regulator: MSGGQNVDESKRATLKRFAALGAASPLARLVDSGRDTGESDAREAIAGYLAATPGAHFSKIRDDLKLGTGETQHHLRRLIEAGAVESRRDGDYKRFFAAGQFTEFEQIALGYLRRETPRGMLIALLRDPEITASVLAENLDVSRPTVSKYAAELERAGLLSRADGYAVLKPETLLTLLVRYANSFDEDAAAFAADAASLIRYDP, translated from the coding sequence ATGTCTGGTGGCCAGAACGTCGACGAAAGCAAGCGGGCGACCCTCAAACGGTTCGCTGCACTGGGTGCGGCAAGCCCGCTCGCCCGCCTCGTCGATTCCGGCCGAGACACGGGCGAGAGTGACGCTCGTGAGGCCATCGCTGGCTACCTCGCGGCCACCCCCGGCGCACACTTTTCGAAGATTCGTGACGACCTGAAACTCGGGACTGGCGAAACCCAACACCACCTGCGTCGCCTCATCGAGGCCGGTGCCGTCGAAAGTCGGCGCGACGGCGATTACAAGCGTTTTTTCGCCGCGGGGCAGTTTACCGAGTTCGAGCAAATCGCGCTTGGCTACCTCCGGCGTGAAACCCCACGCGGGATGCTGATTGCACTCCTGCGCGACCCCGAAATCACGGCGAGTGTGCTCGCAGAAAATCTGGACGTGTCGCGACCAACGGTGAGCAAGTACGCTGCCGAACTCGAACGCGCGGGCCTCCTTTCGCGGGCCGATGGCTACGCGGTCTTGAAACCAGAAACTCTGCTCACGCTGCTCGTCCGCTACGCAAACTCCTTTGACGAAGACGCCGCAGCGTTCGCCGCAGACGCCGCCTCGCTGATTCGCTACGACCCTTAG
- a CDS encoding NfeD family protein produces MVELLDQSLSLLLVIAGTILVVAEALAPGAHFIVLGVALLVSGLIGLFLASFIGPALMPFVLAGLVLGVGGAALWAYRNLDIYGGKGSGQTSDSASLKGQTGRVTEEVTQTAGEVKLDAGGFNPYYAARSVHGTIPEGTEVVVVDPGGGNVITVESLELAEDDIDRELARGRSEAERVERESESDAI; encoded by the coding sequence ATGGTAGAGCTTCTCGACCAGTCGCTATCGCTGTTGCTCGTTATCGCGGGCACCATTCTCGTCGTTGCAGAAGCACTGGCACCGGGTGCACACTTCATCGTCCTCGGCGTCGCCCTGCTCGTCTCCGGTCTCATCGGTCTCTTTCTCGCCTCGTTTATCGGTCCGGCGCTCATGCCCTTCGTCCTCGCTGGGCTCGTCCTCGGCGTTGGTGGGGCTGCCCTCTGGGCGTACCGCAACCTCGATATCTACGGCGGAAAGGGGTCGGGACAGACAAGTGACTCTGCCTCGCTCAAGGGCCAAACCGGCCGCGTCACCGAAGAGGTCACCCAGACCGCAGGCGAGGTGAAACTCGACGCTGGCGGGTTCAACCCCTACTACGCCGCCCGCTCGGTACACGGAACGATTCCCGAAGGAACCGAAGTCGTGGTCGTAGACCCCGGCGGGGGCAACGTCATCACCGTCGAATCACTCGAACTCGCAGAAGACGACATCGACCGCGAACTCGCCCGTGGACGCAGCGAAGCAGAACGCGTAGAGCGGGAGTCTGAGTCGGACGCCATCTAA
- the thsA gene encoding thermosome subunit alpha — MSQAFYAGGQPLFILSEGTRRTRGRDAQGSNIAAGKAVSGAVRTTLGPRGMDKMLVSSSGDVVITNDGATILNKMDIEHPAAQMIVEVSQTQEDEVGDGTTTAAVLAGELLAKAEDLLEDDVHATTIVEGYHEAARLAHEAIDAQVLSDELDDNLLEKVAESSMTGKGTGDVAADVLAKTVVKAIRHVQGEKKVERDNVRIHTQVGSSSSATELVEGVILDEEPVNENMPRTVENATIAVLDMELDVRKSHVDAEYNITSIEQLNAAIEAEEGELRGYAAALKDAGVDVVFATDDIDDRVGSFLAKADILAYENVGKKDATAIARATGATRIGTLEDVSDDDFGHADRIHVRRFGDEELTFLEGGAAAESVTVFVRGGTQHVCDELERALEDALDVVTAALDKGGVVPGAGATEIAVADYIRAKSAGIEGRKQLAVNAFADAVDMLPRTLAENTGMDPIDALVDLRSRFEAEGRAGVIAEGQTGVIGDPLEYGIMDPAAVKHEAVESATEAATMIVRIDDVIAAK, encoded by the coding sequence ATGTCACAAGCATTCTACGCCGGGGGTCAGCCCCTTTTCATTCTGAGTGAGGGAACGCGACGAACCCGCGGGCGCGACGCCCAGGGGTCGAACATCGCAGCAGGCAAAGCCGTAAGCGGCGCGGTTCGTACAACACTCGGGCCGCGTGGGATGGACAAGATGCTCGTCTCGTCGTCCGGTGACGTGGTCATCACGAACGACGGCGCGACCATCCTGAACAAGATGGACATCGAGCACCCGGCCGCCCAGATGATTGTCGAAGTCTCCCAGACCCAAGAGGACGAAGTCGGTGACGGAACGACCACCGCGGCAGTTCTCGCTGGCGAACTGCTCGCCAAGGCAGAAGACCTGCTCGAAGACGACGTCCACGCGACCACCATCGTCGAAGGCTACCACGAGGCCGCCCGCCTCGCCCACGAGGCCATCGACGCGCAGGTACTCTCCGACGAACTCGACGACAACCTGCTCGAAAAGGTCGCAGAGTCCTCGATGACCGGCAAGGGAACCGGTGACGTGGCCGCAGACGTGCTCGCAAAGACCGTCGTGAAGGCAATCCGCCACGTCCAAGGCGAGAAGAAAGTCGAGCGCGACAACGTTCGCATCCACACGCAGGTCGGCTCGTCGTCGTCCGCGACCGAACTCGTAGAGGGCGTCATCCTCGACGAGGAACCCGTAAACGAGAACATGCCACGGACGGTCGAAAACGCGACCATCGCCGTCCTCGACATGGAACTCGACGTGCGAAAGAGCCACGTCGATGCCGAGTACAACATCACCTCCATCGAACAACTAAACGCCGCAATCGAGGCAGAAGAGGGTGAACTCCGCGGCTACGCTGCGGCCCTCAAAGATGCCGGAGTTGACGTGGTGTTCGCCACCGACGACATCGACGACCGCGTCGGCTCGTTCCTCGCCAAAGCCGACATCCTCGCCTACGAAAACGTGGGCAAGAAGGACGCGACGGCCATCGCTCGGGCGACCGGTGCGACCCGCATCGGCACGCTCGAAGACGTCTCCGACGACGACTTCGGCCACGCAGACCGCATCCACGTCCGCCGCTTTGGCGACGAGGAACTCACCTTCCTCGAAGGTGGCGCGGCCGCAGAGTCCGTGACCGTCTTCGTCCGCGGTGGCACCCAACACGTCTGTGACGAACTCGAACGCGCGCTCGAAGACGCCCTCGACGTGGTCACCGCGGCCCTCGACAAGGGTGGTGTCGTGCCCGGTGCGGGCGCGACCGAAATTGCGGTTGCAGACTACATCCGTGCGAAATCCGCGGGTATCGAGGGGCGCAAGCAACTCGCCGTCAACGCCTTCGCGGACGCGGTGGACATGCTCCCGCGCACCCTCGCAGAGAACACCGGGATGGACCCAATCGACGCGCTCGTCGACCTCCGCTCGCGGTTCGAAGCCGAGGGTCGCGCAGGCGTCATCGCAGAAGGCCAGACCGGCGTCATCGGTGACCCGCTCGAATACGGCATCATGGACCCAGCCGCCGTCAAGCACGAAGCGGTCGAATCGGCCACCGAAGCCGCAACCATGATCGTCCGCATCGACGACGTCATCGCCGCAAAATAA
- a CDS encoding SPFH domain-containing protein: protein MLPVIPLQTLGPNFVFSIGAVVALLLAIIIVYQMVEIVNAYEKRALTVFGEYRRLLEPGISFVPPFVSRTYGFDMRTQTLDVPRQEAITRDNSPVTADAVVYIKVMDAKKAFLEVEDYKTAVSNLAQTTLRAVLGDMELDETLNKRQEINARIRRELDEPTDEWGIRVESVEVREVNPSADVQQAMEQQTSAERRRRAMILEAQGERRSAIERAEGDKQSNIIRAQGAKQSQILEAQGDAISTVLRAKAAESMGERAVIDKGLETLEAIGQSESTTFVLPQELTSLFSRYGKHLTGSDVQMNADQLTSLEFDDETREMLGLDDIEKILGEIDQEAEVDIEAMEEAAQAVKAGSADMQSIDDAIEEMDSKLSDDLDVDKSKLKADEANETEPEAEPEAEPEAERE from the coding sequence ATGCTCCCTGTAATTCCCTTGCAAACGCTGGGGCCGAACTTCGTGTTCTCGATTGGAGCGGTCGTGGCGCTGTTGCTCGCCATCATCATCGTTTACCAGATGGTCGAAATCGTCAACGCGTACGAAAAACGCGCGCTGACGGTGTTCGGTGAGTACCGCCGCCTGCTCGAACCCGGTATCTCCTTTGTTCCGCCGTTTGTCTCCCGAACCTACGGCTTCGACATGCGTACCCAGACGCTCGACGTGCCGCGCCAAGAGGCCATCACGCGCGACAACTCGCCGGTGACCGCCGACGCCGTCGTCTACATCAAGGTGATGGACGCGAAGAAGGCGTTCCTCGAAGTCGAAGACTACAAAACTGCGGTTTCTAACCTCGCCCAGACCACGCTGCGCGCCGTCCTCGGTGACATGGAACTGGACGAGACGCTGAACAAACGCCAAGAAATCAACGCGCGCATCCGCCGCGAACTCGACGAACCCACCGACGAGTGGGGGATTCGCGTCGAATCGGTCGAGGTGCGCGAGGTCAACCCGAGCGCCGACGTCCAGCAGGCGATGGAGCAACAGACCTCCGCCGAGCGTCGCCGTCGTGCCATGATTCTCGAAGCCCAAGGTGAGCGCCGCAGCGCCATCGAGCGCGCAGAGGGTGACAAGCAGTCGAACATCATCCGCGCCCAAGGGGCAAAACAGAGTCAAATCTTAGAAGCACAGGGTGACGCTATCTCGACCGTCCTGCGCGCGAAAGCCGCCGAATCGATGGGCGAGCGCGCCGTCATCGACAAAGGCTTAGAGACGCTCGAAGCCATTGGCCAGAGCGAATCGACGACGTTTGTCCTGCCACAGGAACTCACCTCGCTGTTCTCGCGCTACGGCAAGCACCTCACTGGCAGCGACGTCCAGATGAACGCAGACCAGCTGACGAGTCTCGAATTCGACGACGAAACCCGCGAGATGCTCGGGCTTGACGACATCGAGAAAATCCTGGGTGAAATCGACCAAGAGGCCGAAGTCGATATCGAAGCCATGGAGGAAGCCGCCCAAGCCGTCAAAGCGGGCTCTGCTGACATGCAGAGCATCGACGATGCCATCGAAGAGATGGACTCGAAACTCAGCGACGACCTCGATGTAGACAAGTCGAAACTCAAAGCAGACGAAGCCAACGAAACAGAGCCTGAAGCCGAACCTGAAGCTGAACCTGAAGCAGAACGCGAGTAA
- a CDS encoding DUF7312 domain-containing protein encodes MSDGDWKYELEDLEDPDAEAEADSGLTPGSPKPEHIAFVVLGALLAIFALSRLLL; translated from the coding sequence ATGTCTGATGGCGACTGGAAATACGAACTCGAAGACCTAGAAGACCCCGACGCCGAGGCGGAGGCAGACTCGGGGCTCACCCCTGGCTCGCCGAAGCCAGAGCACATCGCGTTCGTCGTCCTCGGAGCGTTGCTCGCCATTTTTGCCCTCTCGCGGCTCCTCCTGTAG
- a CDS encoding TRAM domain-containing protein codes for MEISDKLLCLFSADVTVTDDTYVVEIPRREIETGSIEAGETYRVALISRQEAEESQSSDASEPAPSSGSTVSSEPQPPVEIGEIRYVEIEDIGKQGDGIARVERGYVIIVPGAEVGERVKIEVSEVKSNFAVGEIIDDDVL; via the coding sequence TTGGAGATTTCTGATAAGCTCTTGTGTCTGTTCAGCGCGGACGTGACGGTCACCGACGACACGTACGTCGTCGAGATTCCACGTCGTGAAATTGAAACTGGTTCTATCGAAGCCGGCGAAACCTATCGAGTTGCACTCATCTCCCGCCAAGAGGCGGAAGAATCGCAGAGCAGCGACGCTAGCGAACCAGCACCATCGTCCGGGTCTACGGTCTCATCTGAGCCCCAGCCACCCGTCGAAATCGGTGAAATCCGCTACGTCGAAATCGAAGATATCGGCAAGCAAGGTGACGGCATCGCTCGCGTCGAGCGCGGCTACGTCATCATCGTTCCGGGCGCTGAAGTCGGTGAACGCGTCAAAATCGAAGTGTCGGAAGTCAAGTCGAACTTCGCCGTGGGCGAAATCATCGACGACGACGTCCTCTAG
- a CDS encoding YkgJ family cysteine cluster protein: MQSLEAELETARSLAVSELADAIESIGFECTRCGACCKADDEDPHTATIFPDEIRDIQQTHEYDWRDVARPMPYGLDDGAGETFEWAIQTTGCGDCSFYVEADGEGACSIHDDRPLICQTYPFSVALGGTSQPMGEAVDQAGMVRAHECEGLGRDISRDEAEALAAALKERAIRELEEAIGVRDNYTGTTPDDGDIVVHDSEGAKQVDGTPVDR; encoded by the coding sequence ATGCAAAGCCTCGAAGCCGAACTCGAAACGGCCCGCTCGCTCGCTGTTTCCGAGTTAGCCGACGCCATCGAGTCGATTGGCTTCGAGTGTACCCGGTGTGGCGCGTGCTGTAAAGCCGACGACGAAGACCCACACACGGCGACCATCTTCCCCGACGAAATCAGGGACATCCAGCAGACCCACGAGTACGACTGGCGCGACGTGGCCCGGCCGATGCCCTACGGCTTAGATGATGGAGCGGGCGAGACCTTCGAATGGGCCATCCAGACCACAGGCTGTGGCGACTGTTCGTTCTACGTCGAAGCAGACGGCGAGGGTGCGTGTTCGATTCACGACGACCGACCGCTCATCTGCCAGACCTACCCGTTCAGCGTGGCGCTTGGCGGCACCAGCCAGCCAATGGGCGAAGCCGTCGACCAAGCTGGGATGGTTCGCGCCCACGAGTGCGAAGGGTTGGGCCGCGATATTTCGCGCGACGAGGCGGAGGCGTTGGCAGCGGCGCTCAAAGAACGCGCGATTCGTGAGTTGGAGGAAGCCATCGGCGTCCGCGACAACTACACAGGTACCACTCCCGACGACGGCGACATCGTGGTACACGATTCGGAAGGGGCAAAGCAAGTGGACGGAACACCGGTCGACCGCTGA
- a CDS encoding DUF7123 family protein encodes MSTSAAAVNLSDKQRRILQYLRERGETKTYFKSRLIGKDLGLSAKEVGTNMTAIENGEFDIHVEKWGYSSSTTWKVTV; translated from the coding sequence ATGAGCACGAGCGCGGCAGCAGTCAATCTCTCCGATAAACAACGGCGCATCCTCCAGTACCTGCGCGAACGCGGCGAGACGAAGACCTACTTCAAATCGCGGCTCATCGGCAAAGATCTCGGACTGTCGGCAAAAGAGGTCGGGACGAACATGACGGCCATCGAAAATGGCGAATTCGACATTCACGTCGAAAAGTGGGGCTACTCCTCATCGACGACGTGGAAGGTCACCGTCTAA
- a CDS encoding MBL fold metallo-hydrolase, producing MEPVCKRPVSVATYAPEGATNAYLVGTSGAILVDPAARSDALDREVSRRTVARILVTHTHPDHVGGVADYAAETGATVWARRGREAAFEDATGVAPDRTCIEGTTLTAGSGEQVTVLDTPGHARDHVALESEYGIFSGDLAVAEGSVVVAAGEGDIRAYLTSLRRLAARNPPRLYPGHGEDIENVRETCARLIRHRLDREQRVLTAVREGATTLEAITDAAYEKDISAVRPLAEGTVAAHLEKLAVEHKVYWDGARANPR from the coding sequence ATGGAACCCGTCTGTAAACGCCCCGTGAGCGTCGCCACCTACGCACCGGAAGGGGCGACCAACGCCTACCTCGTCGGGACAAGCGGCGCGATTCTCGTAGACCCCGCCGCCCGGAGCGACGCCCTCGACCGCGAAGTCTCCCGACGAACGGTCGCACGCATCTTGGTGACCCACACCCATCCCGACCACGTTGGTGGCGTCGCCGATTACGCCGCAGAGACTGGGGCGACCGTGTGGGCGCGCCGAGGGCGCGAAGCCGCCTTCGAGGACGCGACCGGCGTCGCGCCCGACCGCACCTGCATCGAGGGCACGACGCTCACTGCAGGGAGTGGCGAGCAAGTCACCGTCCTCGACACACCGGGCCACGCGCGTGACCACGTCGCCCTCGAAAGCGAGTATGGCATCTTCTCGGGCGACCTCGCCGTCGCCGAAGGAAGCGTCGTCGTCGCCGCGGGCGAGGGCGACATTCGCGCCTACCTCACCTCCCTGCGCCGGCTCGCCGCCCGCAACCCCCCGCGGCTGTATCCGGGCCACGGTGAGGACATCGAGAACGTGCGTGAGACCTGTGCGCGCCTGATTCGCCACCGACTCGACCGCGAGCAACGCGTGCTCACCGCCGTCCGCGAGGGGGCGACCACGCTGGAGGCCATCACGGACGCGGCCTACGAAAAGGACATCTCTGCGGTGCGACCGCTCGCGGAGGGAACCGTCGCCGCCCACCTAGAGAAACTTGCCGTCGAGCACAAGGTGTACTGGGACGGCGCACGCGCCAATCCACGCTGA
- a CDS encoding class I SAM-dependent methyltransferase, producing the protein MKGQEWYQADEVAEEYDTKRFSRGGRLIDRREKQALLDAIGDLEGKAVLEIACGTGRFTVMLAERGADIIGLDISTAMLQQGRHKAQAAGVADHIEFMRGDAARLPFPDNHFDIVFAMRFFHLADTPASFLSEMRRVSKEIVFFDTFNAPSARSVYNWLLPMGSRLYTEDEVSSLFRETDLSLEHVEHDFLLPYGFYRSIPNGIASTARRLDTSLGDTPLGDLASVSYWKATIN; encoded by the coding sequence GTGAAAGGGCAGGAGTGGTACCAGGCGGACGAGGTGGCCGAAGAGTACGATACAAAGCGGTTCTCTCGAGGCGGCCGACTCATCGACCGCCGGGAAAAACAGGCGTTGCTCGATGCCATAGGCGACCTCGAAGGCAAAGCCGTCCTCGAAATCGCCTGCGGGACCGGTCGGTTCACCGTGATGCTCGCAGAGCGCGGGGCTGACATCATCGGTCTCGACATCTCGACGGCGATGCTCCAACAGGGTCGCCACAAGGCACAGGCCGCGGGCGTCGCAGACCACATCGAGTTCATGCGCGGCGACGCCGCCCGTCTGCCGTTCCCCGACAACCACTTCGACATCGTGTTTGCAATGCGGTTTTTCCACCTCGCAGATACGCCTGCCTCGTTCCTCTCTGAGATGCGCCGTGTCTCGAAGGAAATCGTCTTTTTCGATACGTTCAACGCGCCGAGTGCGCGTTCTGTGTACAACTGGCTGCTCCCGATGGGCTCGCGCCTCTACACCGAAGACGAGGTCTCCTCGCTGTTTCGCGAGACCGACCTCTCGCTCGAACACGTCGAACACGACTTCCTCTTGCCCTACGGCTTCTACCGAAGCATTCCAAACGGCATCGCCTCGACGGCGCGCCGTCTCGACACCTCGCTTGGCGACACCCCGCTCGGTGATCTCGCTTCCGTGTCCTACTGGAAAGCGACGATAAATTAA
- a CDS encoding MarR family transcriptional regulator, whose product MSTTTKERTRTAEESPLADPDFRERLRELPPSAKLVAKVLEGESPLSQGQLADESLLPDRTVRYALNRLEEVDLVNSRYSFHDARKQVYTLKN is encoded by the coding sequence ATGAGCACGACCACCAAGGAACGTACTCGCACAGCCGAAGAATCACCACTCGCAGATCCTGACTTCCGCGAGCGACTGCGGGAGCTCCCCCCAAGCGCAAAGCTCGTCGCAAAAGTCCTCGAAGGCGAATCGCCGCTCTCACAGGGCCAACTCGCGGACGAATCGCTGCTCCCAGACCGCACGGTTCGCTACGCGCTCAACCGCCTCGAAGAAGTCGACCTCGTGAACTCGCGCTACTCGTTTCACGACGCGCGCAAGCAGGTCTACACGCTGAAAAACTGA